The DNA window ATCGCCGGCTCGGTGGGCTACACCCTGTCGGTGGCGCAGATCGCCCTGCCGTGGGCGGTGCTGCCGATTTTCCTGGCCGGCGTGGGCATGGCCCTGATCTTCCCGATCCTGGCGCTTGCGGTGCTGCATATGTACCTGCAACAGCGCGGCCTGGCGTCTTCGCTGCAGGCCTTCACCCAGTTGATGAACAATACTGTGGTGGCCGGGGTGCTGTCGCCGTTGCTGAGTGAACCTCCGCACCATCTGGCGCTCGGTATGACCGGTTTTTTCTTGCTGGGCTGGCTATTCTGGCGCTGGGAGCACCGCAGCGGCCGCCGT is part of the Xanthomonas fragariae genome and encodes:
- a CDS encoding MFS transporter — encoded protein: MALSARPTHLVHVPLSDAWGRRRVMLGGLALFIAGSVGYTLSVAQIALPWAVLPIFLAGVGMALIFPILALAVLHMYLQQRGLASSLQAFTQLMNNTVVAGVLSPLLSEPPHHLALGMTGFFLLGWLFWRWEHRSGRRLRRRQAK